CCCAGTTCGGGGGACAGCGTTTCGGGGAAATGGAGGTTTGGGCTTTGGAAGCCTATGGTGCTGCCTATACGCTTCAGGAAATATTGACCGTCAAATCCGATGATGTGGTCGGAAGGGTAAAAACATACGAGGCGATCGTCAAAGGCGAGAATGTGCCTGAACCCGGAGTTCCCGAATCGTTCAAGGTGTTAATCAAGGAACTGCAGAGCTTGGGTATGGATGTGAAAATTCTTACCGAGGATGAGGAAGAAATCATCATGAAGGAAATTGACGAAGATGATGAAGGTAGCGGTGATAAGCTCAATTTGAATCTCGAAGGGGTAGAGGTTGGCGTTGAATAACCCTGCCGCTTGGGAATGAAGCATTGCCTGTCGCGGATGAATTTGCACAAGCTTTCAGTGTTTAGTTCCATAAGAAATTCTTGAGGAGGGTTGCTCCTTGATGGACGTCAACAACTTTGAATTTATGAAAATCGGGCTGGCTTCTCCCGACAAAATCCGTTCCTGGTCCAGGGGAGAAGTCAAAAAACCGGAAACCATCAACTATCGTACGCTCAAGCCTGAAAAGGAAGGGCTGTTCTGCGAGAAAATTTTCGGTCCTACCAAGGATTGGGAGTGCCATTGCGGCAAGTATAAGCGTGTCCGTTACAAAGGGGTCGTGTGCGATCGCTGCGGCGTAGAAGTTACGCGGGCCAAAGTCCGCCGCGAACGAATGGGACATATTGAATTGGCGGCGCCGGTATCCCATATCTGGTATTTCAAAGGGATCCCCAGCCGGATGGGCTTGGCGTTGGATATGTCGCCGAGATCGCTGGAGGAGATTATCTATTTCGCTTCCTATGTAGTAACCGATCCGGGCGAAACTCCGCTTGAGAAAAAGCAGCTGCTTTCCGAAAAGGAATACAGAAGCTACCGCGAAAAGTACGGTTACGGATTTCAAGCCGGCATGGGAGCGGAAGCTGTCAAAAAACTGCTTCAAGACCTTGATGTCAATGCGGAGTTGGCCGTTCTTCGAGAGGAATTGAAAACCGCGCAGGGCCAAAGGAGAAACCGCGCCATCAAACGTCTTGAGGTGCTTGAGGCATTTCGCTCATCGGGCAACAATCCGGAATGGATGGTGCTGGATGTTCTTCCTGTCATTCCGCCGGAGCTTAGACCGATGGTGCAACTGGACGGCGGCCGTTTTGCCACTTCCGACCTGAACGATTTGTACCGTCGCGTGATTAACCGCAACAACCGTCTGAAGCGCCTGTTGGATTTGGGGGCGCCCGATATCATTGTACAGAACGAAAAGCGGATGCTGCAGGAAGCGGTTGACGCCTTGATTGATAACGGCCGCCGCGGACGTCCAGTGACCGGACCCGGCAACAGGCCGTTGAAATCGCTCAGCCATATGCTGAAAGGAAAACAGGGCCGGTTCCGTCAGAATCTGCTGGGCAAACGCGTCGACTACTCGGGACGCTCCGTTATCGTGGTCGGGCCGAGTCTTAAGATGTACCAATGCGGTTTGCCGAAAGAAATGGCATTGGAGTTGTTTAAGCCGTTCGTAATGAAAGAGCTGGTCAACAAAGGTCTGGCCCATAACATTAAAAGCGCCAAACGGAAGGTTGAAAAAGTCAGCCCCGAGGTCTGGGATGTTTTGGAGGAAGTGATCAAAGAGCATCCGGTTCTTTTGAACCGTGCTCCTACGCTGCACAGGCTCGGCATCCAAGCTTTTGAACCGATTCTTGTTGAAGGCCGTGCCATCAAATTGCATCCGCTCGTATGTACCGCATACAATGCCGACTTTGACGGCGACCAGATGGCCGTGCACGTTCCTTTATCCGCTGAAGCGCAGGCGGAGGCCAGGATTCTGATGCTCGCTTCCGGAAATATTTTGAACCCGAAAGACGGAAAGCCGGTCGTTACGCCTTCCCAGGATATGGTCTTGGGGACGTACTACTTAACGCTCGATAATCATGATTCGGTGGGCTCCGGAACGATTTTCAGAACAGTGAATGAAGCGATCTCCTCCTACCAATCGGGGAACGTATCGCTCCATGCACGGGTGGCGATTCCGGTTAAGGCGTTGAATAAAAAGTCTTTTACGCAGAAACAGCAGGATGCTTTTCTCGTGACGACCGTCGGAAAAATTATTTTTAATGAAATTTTTCCGGATGACTTTCCATTCATTAATGAGCCGACCCGGGAAAACTTGCTGAACGGAACGCCTGACAGGTATTTCATTTTTGACAAAGGCATAAACGTTCGGGAAGCGATCATGAACACTCCCGATAAGGGAGCCGTCGGCAAAGAATATCTGGGCTCGATTATCGCGGAATGCTTCCGTCGTTACCATACTACGAAGACTTCCGTAATTCTGGACAATATCAAATCGCTCGGATTCACTTATTCGACCAAAGCCGGTATTACAATTGCCGTATCCGATGTCGTGGTGCCGCAGGAGAAAGAACAACTGCTGCGGGATTCCGAAGATAAGGTCAAGGTGGTGCAGAATCAATACCGCAGAGGATTGATTACAAACGAGGAGCGGTATGACCGGGTTATCAGCATTTGGGATAAAATGAAGAGCGATATCACCGATATCCTGATGAAATCGCTGGATAAATACAATTCCATCAATCTGATGGTGGAGTCGAAAGCGCGGGGCAACAAATCGCAAATTACCCAGCTTGGCGGAATGCGCGGTCTGATGGCCAATCCGTCGGGTAGAATCATCGAGGTGCCGATCAAATCGAATTTCCGTGAAGGATTGACGGTTTTGGAATACTTCACCTCGACGCATGGAGCGAGGAAAGGTCTGGCGGATACGGCGTTAAGGACCGCGGACTCGGGTTACTTGACGCGGCGTTTGGTCGACGTTGCCCAGGATGTGATTGTTCGCGAGGATGACTGCGGAACGGACAAAGGCTTTATGGTCAGCAAAATCCATGACGGCAAAGAGGTCATTGAGGATCTGTACGACCGTATTGACGGCAGATATTCCTTCGAAACGATCCGACATCCCGAAACAAAGGAAATTATCGTCAACCGCAATGAGCTGATTGATGCGTCGAAAGCGATTGAGATCATTTCCGCAGGCATTGAGAAAGTTCAGATCCGTTCGGTGCTTAGCTGCAGGACCCGGCATGGCGTTTGTAAAATATGCTACGGACGAAACCTGGCAACCGGTAAGCATGTGGAAATCGGGGAAGCAGTCGGGATTATCGCGGCCCAATCGATCGGTGAGCCGGGTACCCAGCTGACAATGCGGACCTTCCATACGGGCGGGGTTGCAGGAGATGATATCACGCAAGGCCTTCCGCGGATTCAGGAGCTGTTCGAAGCAAGGAATCCGAAAGGTCAGGCGATCATATCGGAAATCGACGGCGTGATCAAAGATATTCGCGATGCGAAAGACCGTCGGGAAATCGAGGTTGAAGGCGAAGCCGAAACGAAGGTTTATCAGGTAACCTACGGTTCGCGCATCAGAGTATCCGTCGGCCAACAAGTCGAAGCTGGAGACGAGATTACTGAAGGATCCATAGATCCGAAGGATATGCTTAGAATTAAAGGGATCCGGGGAGTACAGAATTACATTCTCCAGGAAGTTCAACGCGTTTATCGCAACCAAGGCGTTGAGATCAACGACAAGCATATTGAGGTCATGATCCGTCAGATGCTGAGGAAAATCCGCGTCGTTGATGCCGGAGACACGAATTTGCTCCCCGGCTCGTTCGTTGACATTCATGAATATGAAGAGGCCAACAGGGAAGTTCTCTTATCCGGAGCAATGCCTGCGGTTGCCCGCCCGATTTTGCTCGGTATTACCAAAGCTTCACTGGAAACCGATTCGTTCCTGTCCGCCGCTTCGTTCCAGGAAACGACCCGCGTGCTGACTGATGCGGCGATCAAAGGAAAGGTCGATCAGCTGCTCGGTCTCAAGGAAAACGTCATTATCGGTAAGCTGATTCCTGCCGGAACGGGAATGACCCGTTATCGCGGAATCCGGATGCTGGAGGACGGCGAACCGGAAAATTTGGAAGAAGAGCTCAAGGAAGCTGTTTCGGTAGAGTAGATTTCCAACGTCAAATTGGATGCATTTTGCGAAAAATTTAATTGCGAGGCAGTTGTCGGAATCAATGCAGGGCAGCAAAAATTGCCCTGCAGATGGTTCTTGACACCAAACACGCGAAATGCTACTATATCGTAGTGTGCCAAAAAAACGTGCCGAAAAAAACACCCATCTGCTTTGGAGGATGTTGTTCTTGTCTAACGAAAAAGTATTACGGGATGGTAAAGTGATAATAGGCACTAAACAAACTACGAAAGTTATTGAACAAGGCAAGGCTGCTGAAGTATATGTTGCAAAGGACGCAGATCCCAGAATCACCTTAAAAATCGTCAACCTATGCAAGAAGATGGGAGTTAAGGTTGTTTACGTCGACACCATGAAGCAACTCGGCAAAGCCTGCGGGATTGAAGTGGGTGCTGCGATGGCAGCCATTGTAAATGAATGACTATCCTGAAGAATTCGCATCAGCTTAAATCACCATTCAACGTGAATTGTTCAGGGACGTTTCAGCTTGTCATTTTCATCACCTGTTGGTGCCATGAAAATGGCATGAGACGTCTAATAATGTTTTTGTTGTGGGCAGTGATCCTCCCGGGGGACCCCAAACAAAAACTTTTCGTTTGTTTACTTATGAACCGCCTGGATCTGTGGTCATGTAATACACTGCTTTGCATTAAGGAAAGTATGGGAAGGGGGTGTCGAAATGCCGACAATTAACCAATTGGTGAGAAAAGGACGCAAGGCCAAAGTCGTCAAATCCAAATCGCCTGCATTGCAAAGGGGTTACAATGCTATGAAGCGTGAGGAAACCGACCTGAGCGCGCCGCAAAAACGCGGGGTTTGCACTCGTGTGGGAACGATGACGCCGAAGAAACCGAACTCTGCACTTCGTAAATATGCGCGTGTTCGTTTGACCAACCGTGTTGAGGTTACCGCTTATATTCCTGGTATCGGACATAACCTCCAAGAGCACAGTGTCGTTCTGATTCGCGGCGGCAGGGTTAAGGATTTGCCGGGTGTTCGTTATCATATTATCCGGGGTGCGTTGGATACCGCTGGCGTGAACAACCGCAAGCAAGCCAGGTCGAAATACGGTACGAAACGTGCGAAAGCTAAAAAATAATGGAACGAATAAAATTAGATTACACTTGAAAGGGGGATAACAATGCCTCGTAAAGGACCTGTACCCCGCCGAGATGTGTTGCCTGATCCGATTTACAACAGCAAATTGGTTACGCGCTTAATCAACCGCATCATGCTCGACGGTAAAAAGGGAGTCGCCCAAAAAATATTGTACGATGCGTTCGACGTTATCCGCGATCGCACGGGTAAAGACCCGATGGAAGTATTTGAACAGGCGATCAAGAACATCATGCCCGTGCTGGAAGTCAAAGCCCGCCGTGTCGGCGGCGCCAACTATCAGGTTCCGGTTGAAGTTAAGCCGGAAAGAAGAACTTCGCTGGGACTTCGCTGGCTCGTAAATTACTCGCGCAATCGCGGAGAAAATACCATGCAGGAGCGTCTGGCGGCGGAAATCATTGATGCCAGCAATAACACTGGAGCTTCCGTGAAGAAACGTGAGGATACGCACAAGATGGCGGAAGCCAACAAAGCGTTTGCTCATTACCGCTGGTAATCTGGAAGTCATCAAGTTAGACAGTCATCAGGTTAAATAGAAAGGAGACAAAACCATGCCTAGAGCGTTCTCCTTGGAAAAAACACGTAATATTGGGATTATGGCTCATATTGACGCGGGCAAAACCACGACGACGGAACGCGTATTGTTCTATACCGGTCGTACCCATAAAATCGGGGAAGTCCATGAAGGGGCTGCCACGATGGACTGGATGGAGCAAGAGCAAGAGCGCGGCATTACGATTACCTCAGCCGCAACGACCGCGCAGTGGAAAGATCATCGCATCAATATTATCGATACCCCTGGACACGTGGATTTTACGGTGGAAGTCGAACGTTCACTTCGCGTATTGGATGGAGCGGTTGGCGTTTTCTGTGCCAAAGGCGGCGTCGAGCCTCAATCGGAAACCGTATGGCGTCAAGCTGACCGTTATCATGTACCAAGGATTGCCTATGTCAATAAAATGGACATCATTGGTGCCGATTTTGAAGGTGCGGTGCAGCAAATGCGCGAAAGACTGCGTGCCAATGCAGTTCCGATTCAATTGCCGATAGGTTCGGAAAACGATTTTATTGGCATTATCGATCTCATTGAGAACCAAGCATATATGTATAAGGATGACCTTGGAAAAGAGATCGAAGTGACTGAAATTCCGGCCGATTATAAAGAGAAAGCAGAAACATTCCGCCAAGAAATGATCGAAAAGATCGTGGAATTGGATGAAGAATTAATGATGAAATACCTGGAGGGAGAAGAAATCTCCATTGAGGAATTGAAAAGGGCGCTTCGCAAAGGAACGGTTGAAGTTAAAATCACACCGGTTCTGTGCGGCTCTTCTTACAAAAACAAGGGTGTACAAAAAATGCTCGATGCGGTTATCGATTACCTACCGGCTCCGACGGATGTTCCCGATATCAAGGGGGTTTTGGAGGACGGCACGGAAGTCAGCCGCAAATCTTCGGACAGCGAACCGTTCTCGGCTTTGGCGTTCAAGATTATGAGCGACCCGTATGTAGGTAAACTTACGTTCTTCCGCGTTTATTCCGGTACGCTTTCCTCGGGTTCGTATGTGTTGAACTCAACCAAGGGCAAGCGGGAAAGAATCGGACGTATTCTGATGATGCACGCCAATCACCGCGAAGAGATCGAAATGGTCTATGCGGGAGATATCGCTGCAGCCGTCGGATTGAAGGATACGACGACGGGGGATACGCTGTGCGACGAGAAGAACAAGGTTATTCTCGAATCCATGGAGTTCCCGGATCCGGTTATCTCCGTGGCCATCGAGCCGAAAACGAAAGCGGATCAGGACAAAATGGGCCTTGCATTGTCCAGGCTCGCTGAAGAAGATCCGACCTTCCGTACCAAAACCGATGAAGAAACCGGCCAAACGATTATTTCCGGTATGGGCGAACTGCACTTGGAAATTATCGTAGACCGTATGCAGCGCGAGTTTAAAGTGGAAGCGAATGTCGGCAAACCTCAAGTTGCTTACCGCGAAACCTTCCGCGCACCGGCAAAAGTCGAAGGAAAATTCGTTCGCCAATCCGGTGGCCGCGGTCAATACGGTCACGTATGGATCGAATTCGAGCCCTTGGAGCCGGGTAAAGGATTCGTGTTCGAGAACAAAATTGTCGGCGGCGTCGTGCCGCGGGAATATGTACCGGCCGTTCAAGCAGGTATTGAAGAATCGATGAAGAACGGTGTTCTTGCCGGCTTCCCGTTAGTGGATGTTCTGGCGAGACTGGTAGACGGTTCTTACCATGACGTCGACTCCAGTGAAATGGCGTTCAAAATTGCCGGATCGATGGCGTTGAAAGCAGCGAAGGATAAATGTAAGCCGGTTATTCTTGAGCCGATCATGAAAGTTGAAGTGACGGTTCCCGAAGAATATATGGGAGATGTCATGGGTGACCTGAACTCCCGCCGCGGACGCATTGAAGGAATGGATTCTCGCGCAGGCGCTCAAATCATTCGGGCGAAAGTGCCGCTTTCCGAAATGTTCGGTTACTCTACGACGCTGCGTTCAAGAACGCAAGGTCGCGGTACGTATTCGATGGAAATTTCTCATTATGAGGAAGTTCCGAAATCCATTTCGGAAGAGATCGTTGCCAAAAGTAAAGGTGCATCTTGATTCACATACAATTTCAAGTATTCTAATTAAAATCAGCTTAAGGAGGATTTGTTTACAATGGCAAAAGCAAAATTCGAACGCACCAAACCGCACGTTAACATTGGTACCATCGGTCACGTCGACCACGGCAAAACCACTCTGACTGCAGCCATCACGGCAGTTCTGTCGAAAAAATACGGAGGTAGCGCCATCGCTTTCGATCAAATCGACAAAGCTCCGGAAGAGCGCGAACGCGGAATCACGATTTCTACGGCACACGTAGAATATGAAACGGGAAACCGCCACTATGCACACGTTGACTGCCCGGGCCACGCCGACTATGTTAAAAACATGATTACCGGCGCTGCACAAATGGACGGTGCGATTCTGGTTGTATCCGCAGCTGACGGTCCGATGCCGCAAACTCGAGAGCACATTCTTCTGTCCCGCCAGGTTGGCGTTCCTTACATCGTTGTATTCCTGAACAAATGCGACATGGTAGAAGACGAAGAACTGCTTGAACTGGTTGAAATGGAAGTTCGCGACCTGCTGAACGAATATGAATTCCCTGGAGACGACACTCCGATCATCCGCGGTTCCGCTCGTGAAGCGTTGCAGAATCCGGAAGGAGAATGGGCTCAAAAAATCATCGAGCTGTTCGAAGCGATCGACTCCTACATCCCGACTCCGGAACGTGAAGTTGACAAACCGTTCCTTATGCCGGTGGAAGATGTATTCACGATTACAGGACGCGGTACGGTTGCTACCGGTCGTGTAGAGCGCGGGGTTGTCAAAGTGGGCGACGAAGTCGAGATCATTGGTATTCATGAGGAAACCAAGAAGACCGTTGTTACCGGCGTAGAAATGTTCAGAAAATTGCTCGATCAAGCACAAGCCGGAGACAATATCGGCGCACTGCTTCGCGGTGTGGATCGCAAAGATATCGAGCGCGGCCAAGTATTGGCTAAACCCGGTTCCGTTAAACCGCACACTCATTTTGAAGCTCAAGTTTATGTGCTGACCAAAGAAGAAGGTGGACGCCATAAGCCGTTCTTTTCCGGATACCGTCCGCAATTCTACTTCCGTACAACTGACGTTACCGGAGTAATCACGCTTCCTGAAGGTACGGAAATGGTTATGCCTGGCGATAACATTACCATGAAGGTAGAACTGATCAATCCGATCGCTATCGAAGAAGGTACGCGTTTCGCTATTCGCGAAGGCGGACGTACAGTCGGCGCAGGCGCTGTTTCAACAATTATCAAGTAATTGGCAGCCAGTTCTTAAAGTTCAAGGTAAAATCCCTCATCTTATATAGATGAGGGATTTTTATTCAAAATCAAAATATTTTCTTGCATTTGCCCCGTATCTTTTATATAATAGTGAACGTTGGTCTGTGACGAAGCAATGATGCGAGAGGTTGCTGACACACCCGGCCCCTTTGCCATGGGAGGGCGTCAGGAGATTTTCGCGGAGCAAGTCCGATTATAAATTGGGCGATAAAGGGAGGGAACACAATGGCAAAGCAAAAAATCCGTATTCGTTTGAAGGCGTACGATCACAGAATTCTTGATCAATCCGCAGAGAAGATTGTGGAAACGGCAAAGCGTTCCGGTGCGAATGTATCAGGACCGATTCCGCTGCCTACTGAAAAGCAAATCATCACCATTCTTCGAGCGGTTCACAAGTACAAGGATTCCAGGGAGCAATTCGAAATGCGTACTCATAAGCGTTTGATCGATATTGTCAACCCAACTCCGCAAACCGTGGATGCATTGATGCGTTTGGATCTGCCGTCCGGAGTGGATATTGAAATCAAGCTGTAAGCGTACGGAGAGTTTGAAAGATCTCATAGATGAAAACGAGCTGAAAGGAAATGAGGTGTCAACATGAAAGGTATCTTAGGTAAAAAGCTGGGGATGACCCAGGTCTTTACGGCCGAGGGCAACGTCATTCCGGTAACTGTTATTCAGGCCGGTCCGTGCGTGGTTCTGCAGAAAAAAGAGCTGGAAAACGACGGATATGAAGCGATTCAAATCGGATTTGAAGACAAGAAGGAAAAAAGATCGATCAAGCCTGAGTTGGGCCATGCGAAAAAAGCGGGCACAACACCTAAGCGCTACGTACGGGAATTTCGCGGAGTCAATCTGGCGGATTACGAGGTAGGGCAAGTGATCGCAGCCGACATTTTCTCTGAAGGCGAACATGTTGATGTAACAGGAACGTCGAAGGGTAAAGGCTTTCAAGGCAATATCAAAAGACATGGACAGAGCAGAGGGCCGATGGCTCACGGTTCCCACTATCACCGTGGACCCGGATCGATGGGTTCCATCGCAGCCAACCGTGTGTTTAAAGGCAAGGCGCTCCCTGGACATATGGGAAGCGAGACCGTAACGCTCCGCAATTTGGAAGTCGTGAAGGTTGATGCGGAACGCAACGTGCTGTTGGTGAAAGGATCCATTCCCGGACCCCGCAACAGCTATGTCAAAATAAAATTGACAACGAAAAAGTAATCGTGAGGAAAGGAGGAAGTTGAATGCCGAAAGTATCGATGTATGACATGAACGGAAATCAAGTTGGTGAATTGGAATTGCCGGAAGCCGTATTCGGAATCGAACCGAATGCGCACGTGCTTCATGAGGCGGTGCTCATGCAGCAGGCTTCGCTTCGGCGCGGTACGCATAAGACCAAAGGCCGTTCGGAAGTAAGCGGTGGCGGTCGCAAGCCTTGGAAACAAAAAGGTACAGGTCGTGCCCGTCAAGGCAGCATCAGGGCGCCCCAATGGAAAGGCGGCGGTATTGTTTTTGGACCGACTCCCAGATCGTATGCATACAAGCTGCCGAAAAAAGTCCGCAGATTGGCAATAAAGTCAGCATTGTCATCAAAGGTTAAGGATAATGAAATCATTGTTTTGGATCAATTGATGATGAATCAGCCGAAGACCAAAGATTTTGCCAATATGCTGAAAAACTTGAAGGTTGATCGCAAGGCGCTTGTCGTATCGGCCGAATATGATGATAATTTGGCATTGTCGGCACGCAACATTCCCGGCATCAAATTTGTAGCCGCTGAAGGCATTAACGTGCTGGATGTCATGGTGCATGATAAGTTGATCATCACCAAAGACGCTGTGGAGAAAGTTGAGGAGGTATTTGCGAAATGAAGGATCCTCGCGACATTATCAAACGCCCGGTCATCACGGAACGCACAAGCGATTTGATGTCGAATCTCACTTATGTCTTTGAAGTGGATAAACGTGCGAACAAAACGGAAATCAAGCAGGCAATCGAACAAATTTTCAAGGTCAAGGTGATAAAGGTCAACACGGCGATTATGCCGAAGAAGCCGAAAAATTACGGGCGCCATTCGGGCTATACCTCGGAATGGAAAAAAGCGTTCGTTACGCTGAGCCAAGACAGCAAACCGCTGGAATTCTTTGAAACGGTCTAAAGCAAGCAATTTGTAAAGTAAGGAGGGTATAAAAGTGCCGATTAAAAAATACAAACCGACTTCGCCTGGAAGAAGGCAGATGAGTGTTTCCACCTTCGAAGAAATCACGGCGACGCAACCGGAGAAATCGCTGCTTGCGCCGCTGTACAAAAAAGCAGGACGCAATAATCAAGGGAAAATTACGGTTCGTCATCAAGGCGGCGGGCACAAACGCAAATACCGGATTATTGATTTTAAACGCACGAAAGATGGAATACAAGGGCGCGTTGCTTCGATCGAATACGATCCTAACCGGACGGCCAATATTGCGTTGATTCATTATGTTGACGGAGAAAAAAGTTATATCCTCGCTCCAAAAGGTTTGAAAGTTGG
This portion of the Ferviditalea candida genome encodes:
- the rplD gene encoding 50S ribosomal protein L4, translated to MPKVSMYDMNGNQVGELELPEAVFGIEPNAHVLHEAVLMQQASLRRGTHKTKGRSEVSGGGRKPWKQKGTGRARQGSIRAPQWKGGGIVFGPTPRSYAYKLPKKVRRLAIKSALSSKVKDNEIIVLDQLMMNQPKTKDFANMLKNLKVDRKALVVSAEYDDNLALSARNIPGIKFVAAEGINVLDVMVHDKLIITKDAVEKVEEVFAK
- the rplC gene encoding 50S ribosomal protein L3; its protein translation is MKGILGKKLGMTQVFTAEGNVIPVTVIQAGPCVVLQKKELENDGYEAIQIGFEDKKEKRSIKPELGHAKKAGTTPKRYVREFRGVNLADYEVGQVIAADIFSEGEHVDVTGTSKGKGFQGNIKRHGQSRGPMAHGSHYHRGPGSMGSIAANRVFKGKALPGHMGSETVTLRNLEVVKVDAERNVLLVKGSIPGPRNSYVKIKLTTKK
- the tuf gene encoding elongation factor Tu yields the protein MAKAKFERTKPHVNIGTIGHVDHGKTTLTAAITAVLSKKYGGSAIAFDQIDKAPEERERGITISTAHVEYETGNRHYAHVDCPGHADYVKNMITGAAQMDGAILVVSAADGPMPQTREHILLSRQVGVPYIVVFLNKCDMVEDEELLELVEMEVRDLLNEYEFPGDDTPIIRGSAREALQNPEGEWAQKIIELFEAIDSYIPTPEREVDKPFLMPVEDVFTITGRGTVATGRVERGVVKVGDEVEIIGIHEETKKTVVTGVEMFRKLLDQAQAGDNIGALLRGVDRKDIERGQVLAKPGSVKPHTHFEAQVYVLTKEEGGRHKPFFSGYRPQFYFRTTDVTGVITLPEGTEMVMPGDNITMKVELINPIAIEEGTRFAIREGGRTVGAGAVSTIIK
- a CDS encoding ribosomal L7Ae/L30e/S12e/Gadd45 family protein; this translates as MLFLSNEKVLRDGKVIIGTKQTTKVIEQGKAAEVYVAKDADPRITLKIVNLCKKMGVKVVYVDTMKQLGKACGIEVGAAMAAIVNE
- the rpsL gene encoding 30S ribosomal protein S12, which gives rise to MPTINQLVRKGRKAKVVKSKSPALQRGYNAMKREETDLSAPQKRGVCTRVGTMTPKKPNSALRKYARVRLTNRVEVTAYIPGIGHNLQEHSVVLIRGGRVKDLPGVRYHIIRGALDTAGVNNRKQARSKYGTKRAKAKK
- the rpsJ gene encoding 30S ribosomal protein S10; this encodes MAKQKIRIRLKAYDHRILDQSAEKIVETAKRSGANVSGPIPLPTEKQIITILRAVHKYKDSREQFEMRTHKRLIDIVNPTPQTVDALMRLDLPSGVDIEIKL
- the rpoC gene encoding DNA-directed RNA polymerase subunit beta' codes for the protein MMDVNNFEFMKIGLASPDKIRSWSRGEVKKPETINYRTLKPEKEGLFCEKIFGPTKDWECHCGKYKRVRYKGVVCDRCGVEVTRAKVRRERMGHIELAAPVSHIWYFKGIPSRMGLALDMSPRSLEEIIYFASYVVTDPGETPLEKKQLLSEKEYRSYREKYGYGFQAGMGAEAVKKLLQDLDVNAELAVLREELKTAQGQRRNRAIKRLEVLEAFRSSGNNPEWMVLDVLPVIPPELRPMVQLDGGRFATSDLNDLYRRVINRNNRLKRLLDLGAPDIIVQNEKRMLQEAVDALIDNGRRGRPVTGPGNRPLKSLSHMLKGKQGRFRQNLLGKRVDYSGRSVIVVGPSLKMYQCGLPKEMALELFKPFVMKELVNKGLAHNIKSAKRKVEKVSPEVWDVLEEVIKEHPVLLNRAPTLHRLGIQAFEPILVEGRAIKLHPLVCTAYNADFDGDQMAVHVPLSAEAQAEARILMLASGNILNPKDGKPVVTPSQDMVLGTYYLTLDNHDSVGSGTIFRTVNEAISSYQSGNVSLHARVAIPVKALNKKSFTQKQQDAFLVTTVGKIIFNEIFPDDFPFINEPTRENLLNGTPDRYFIFDKGINVREAIMNTPDKGAVGKEYLGSIIAECFRRYHTTKTSVILDNIKSLGFTYSTKAGITIAVSDVVVPQEKEQLLRDSEDKVKVVQNQYRRGLITNEERYDRVISIWDKMKSDITDILMKSLDKYNSINLMVESKARGNKSQITQLGGMRGLMANPSGRIIEVPIKSNFREGLTVLEYFTSTHGARKGLADTALRTADSGYLTRRLVDVAQDVIVREDDCGTDKGFMVSKIHDGKEVIEDLYDRIDGRYSFETIRHPETKEIIVNRNELIDASKAIEIISAGIEKVQIRSVLSCRTRHGVCKICYGRNLATGKHVEIGEAVGIIAAQSIGEPGTQLTMRTFHTGGVAGDDITQGLPRIQELFEARNPKGQAIISEIDGVIKDIRDAKDRREIEVEGEAETKVYQVTYGSRIRVSVGQQVEAGDEITEGSIDPKDMLRIKGIRGVQNYILQEVQRVYRNQGVEINDKHIEVMIRQMLRKIRVVDAGDTNLLPGSFVDIHEYEEANREVLLSGAMPAVARPILLGITKASLETDSFLSAASFQETTRVLTDAAIKGKVDQLLGLKENVIIGKLIPAGTGMTRYRGIRMLEDGEPENLEEELKEAVSVE
- the rpsG gene encoding 30S ribosomal protein S7; amino-acid sequence: MPRKGPVPRRDVLPDPIYNSKLVTRLINRIMLDGKKGVAQKILYDAFDVIRDRTGKDPMEVFEQAIKNIMPVLEVKARRVGGANYQVPVEVKPERRTSLGLRWLVNYSRNRGENTMQERLAAEIIDASNNTGASVKKREDTHKMAEANKAFAHYRW
- the rplW gene encoding 50S ribosomal protein L23 produces the protein MKDPRDIIKRPVITERTSDLMSNLTYVFEVDKRANKTEIKQAIEQIFKVKVIKVNTAIMPKKPKNYGRHSGYTSEWKKAFVTLSQDSKPLEFFETV
- the fusA gene encoding elongation factor G; translated protein: MPRAFSLEKTRNIGIMAHIDAGKTTTTERVLFYTGRTHKIGEVHEGAATMDWMEQEQERGITITSAATTAQWKDHRINIIDTPGHVDFTVEVERSLRVLDGAVGVFCAKGGVEPQSETVWRQADRYHVPRIAYVNKMDIIGADFEGAVQQMRERLRANAVPIQLPIGSENDFIGIIDLIENQAYMYKDDLGKEIEVTEIPADYKEKAETFRQEMIEKIVELDEELMMKYLEGEEISIEELKRALRKGTVEVKITPVLCGSSYKNKGVQKMLDAVIDYLPAPTDVPDIKGVLEDGTEVSRKSSDSEPFSALAFKIMSDPYVGKLTFFRVYSGTLSSGSYVLNSTKGKRERIGRILMMHANHREEIEMVYAGDIAAAVGLKDTTTGDTLCDEKNKVILESMEFPDPVISVAIEPKTKADQDKMGLALSRLAEEDPTFRTKTDEETGQTIISGMGELHLEIIVDRMQREFKVEANVGKPQVAYRETFRAPAKVEGKFVRQSGGRGQYGHVWIEFEPLEPGKGFVFENKIVGGVVPREYVPAVQAGIEESMKNGVLAGFPLVDVLARLVDGSYHDVDSSEMAFKIAGSMALKAAKDKCKPVILEPIMKVEVTVPEEYMGDVMGDLNSRRGRIEGMDSRAGAQIIRAKVPLSEMFGYSTTLRSRTQGRGTYSMEISHYEEVPKSISEEIVAKSKGAS